One Aegilops tauschii subsp. strangulata cultivar AL8/78 chromosome 7, Aet v6.0, whole genome shotgun sequence genomic window carries:
- the LOC109784396 gene encoding uncharacterized protein: MRQLRLITNMRAHNDTWFVDYLLRVGNGTEDVDDQGNILLPEDICLPSTGEVDDLEKLIDHVFPSQDDNMSDSNYMTSRAILSTKNDNVDKINIRMIERFHGDEVIYHSFDSAEDDPYGYYAQEFLNGLTPNGLPPHALKLKLNYPVILLRNIDPANGLCNGTRLVVRGFERNTIDAEIFKRKQFPIRLSFAMNINKAQGQTIPIVGVYLPNPVFSHGQLYVALSRATAKRNIKILIQKEKPKEKANKQKENPKKRKRPTMSLLTSMKNIVYKEVLTG; the protein is encoded by the exons ATGCGGCAGCTTCGGCTCATCACCAACATGAGGGCTCATAATGACACGTGGTTTGTAGATTACTTGCTAAGGGTCGGCAATGGCACTGAGGATGTCGACGATCAAGGCAACATACTACTCCCTGAAGACATCTGTCTGCCGTCTACAGGCGAggttgacgacctggagaagctTATTGACCACGTGTTTCCGAGTCAAGATGACAACATGTCTGATTCGAATTACATGACATCTCGCGCAATCCTTTCCACGAAAAACGACAATGTCGACAAGATAAACATCCGCATGATAGAGCGTTTTCATGGAGATGAAGTAATCTACCATAGCTTTGACAGTGCGGAGGACGACCCATATGGCTACTACGCTCAGGAGTTTCTGAATGGATTGACTCCTAACGGTCTTCCTCCGCATGCACTCAAGCTAAAGCTGAACTACCCTGTCATACTTCTAAGGAACATTGATCCAGCTAATGGACTGTGTAACGGCACTAGGCTTGTTGTTAGAGGTTTTGAGAGGAACACCATTGATGCAGAAATC TTTAAAAGGAAGCAATTTCCTATAAGGCTTAGCTTTGCTATGAACATTAACAAGGCTCAAGGGCAGACCATCCCGATTGTTGGTGTCTACCTACCCAATCCTGTGTTCTCTCATGGTCAGCTCTATGTTGCTCTGTCTCGAGCCACCGCGAAAAGAAATATAAAGATACTCATTCAGAAGGAGAAGCCGAAGGAGAAGGCCAACAAGCAAAAGGAAAATCCAAAGAAGCGAAAAAGACCGACCATGTCCTTACTGACGTCGATGAAGAACATCGTCTACAAGGAAGTCCTTACAGGCTGA
- the LOC109784398 gene encoding aspartic proteinase CDR1-like yields MAATTRVSRALLLVGVVLTAQLCACTAYGGDGFSVEFIHRDSVGSPFHDPSLTAHGRVVKALARSYARADAPSGHGVVSELTSTPFEYLMAVNVGTPPTRLLAIADTGSDLVWLNCSKKHGPGPAFAGDAPSPPPRPGVVFDPSKSKTYRLVGCDSGACRALPDSSCAGGDKCTYYYYYGDGSATSGLLSTETFTFADAPGARCGDRTTRVPNVNFGCGTNFVGSFIGDGLVGLGNSNLSLVTQLGAHASLGQRFSYCLVPYSINASSALNFGARAAVTEPGAATTPLIPSRVKTYYTIELASVEVGNATYKAPRQTPAIVDSGTTLTFLDKALLDPLVKELAGRIKLPKAPPPADLQLPLCYNVTGLKEGQIAAKIPDVKLGLGGGAVVTLKALNTFVVVQAETLCLAIAPASERLRTSIIGNIAQQNMHVGYDLDKRTVTFAAADCARSHHGHGHAHARAPAPAPVHAHSRAPAPAPAPAHERLRVGV; encoded by the coding sequence ATGGCTGCGACGACGAGGGTATCTCGCGCTCTCCTGCTCGTCGGCGTCGTCCTCACGGCGCAGCTGTGCGCTTGCACGGCGTACGGCGGCGATGGGTTTAGCGTGGAGTTCATCCACCGCGACTCCGTTGGGTCGCCGTTCCACGACCCCTCGCTCACCGCGCACGGGCGCGTGGTCAAGGCGCTCGCGCGCTCCTACGCCCGCGCCGACGCACCGTCGGGTCACGGCGTCGTGTCCGAGCTCACCTCCACGCCGTTCGAGTACCTGATGGCCGTGAACGTGGGCACGCCGCCCACCCGTCTGCTCGCCATCGCCGACACCGGCAGCGACCTCGTCTGGCTCAACTGCAGCAAGAAGCACGGTCCTGGTCCGGCGTTTGCCGGTGACGCGCCCTCGCCCCCGCCGCGGCCGGGCGTCGTGTTCGACCCCTCCAAGTCCAAGACGTACCGCCTCGTGGGCTGCGACTCCGGCGCGTGCCGCGCTCTCCCGGACTCGTCCTGCGCCGGCGGCGACAAGTGCacctactactactactatggCGACGGCTCGGCGACGAGCGGCCTCCTCTCCACCGAGACCTTCACCTTCGCCGACGCCCCCGGCGCCCGCTGCGGCGACCGCACGACGCGCGTGCCAAACGTCAACTTCGGCTGCGGCACGAACTTTGTCGGCTCCTTCATCGGGGACGGCCTCGTCGGCCTCGGCAACAGCAACCTCTCCCTCGTCACGCAGCTCGGCGCACACGCCTCGCTCGGCCAGAGGTTCTCCTACTGCCTCGTGCCCTACTCCATCAACGCCTCCTCCGCGCTCAACTTCGGCGCCCGCGCCGCCGTGACGGAGCCGGGTGCGGCCACGACGCCGCTGATCCCGTCCAGGGTGAAGACCTACTACACCATCGAGCTCGCGTCCGTCGAGGTCGGCAACGCGACCTACAAGGCGCCGCGCCAGACCCCCGCCATCGTCGACTCCGGCACGACGCTGACGTTCCTCGACAAGGCGCTGCTAGACCCGCTGGTGAAGGAGCTGGCCGGGCGGATCAAGCTCCCGAAGGCCCCGCCGCCGGCGGACCTCCAGCTGCCGCTCTGCTACAACGTGACCGGGCTAAAGGAGGGGCAGATCGCGGCGAAGATCCCTGACGTGAAGCTGGGGCTGGGCGGCGGTGCGGTGGTGACGCTGAAGGCGTTGAACACGTTCGTGGTGGTGCAGGCGGAGACCCTGTGCCTGGCGATCGCGCCGGCGTCGGAGCGCCTTCGGACGTCGATCATCGGGAACATCGCGCAGCAGAACATGCACGTCGGGTACGACCTCGACAAGCGCACCGTCACCTTCGCGGCAGCCGACTGCGCGAGGTCGCACCACGGCCACGGCCATGCCCACGCTCGCGCGCCCGCCCCCGCCCCGGTACATGCCCACTCCcgcgcccccgcccccgcccccgcacCCGCACATGAGCGGCTCCGTGTAGGCGTGTAG
- the LOC141026787 gene encoding uncharacterized protein gives MRAFLTAKCVAVLKKGVIDDEYNPNTMPVSEHFDDIYVTEPVLTSVENVEEYNAGIIPVADNVDDTSTTELDGSKLLRIDDAHDSSLSALSNITLNFGTPVAQHGNGQEPLKFRMLESFENNKDNTTNLQDENEEDTTCEQKATGSVFFERKKSADQAREQFNAQKRAAYRKKKDEDMVRLQKDNQPSLPKTDLILNDTQETNPKMEEELKRDRRNAMRRATYRMKKDRQLQDENAHAINLSVYWHIRHDDNAEDIDVFLSDIMGDEPTGPNLMDEEYYMFRNQGSDNDSMDDESEATMTGGNPSEIDPFDFVYSKIPDNTHILKLAANCEHCKARKFESENDGFCCRNGQIELKQPEPVPELMRLWSSMDADSRHFWENIRFFNGHFAFTTLGISLDENYTNMKSGVYTFRAHGTIYHNVHSFGPSSRPEHLQLYFYDDDPNLNHRKAATNQLDQDVVKMLVDILKENPYSQQFRSLGAHKDNLDDYGIDLNTDKRLDQRRYNRPLSTEVAAIWVEGSDLAKRLDRRITLCGNNNERHSIRVTSGAYDPLSYPLFYPRGELGWHPKLPKRNVPWEVVQHPQLGHDDKEDAEGNRRLCVSQWAVNMYIKIESCRLRWYRKNQTQIRADLYKGVVDAITSGETRASAVGTRIVLPGTYPGGDRDMKKRHMDAMAIVHTYGKPDIFLTMTCNPKWEEITNELLPGQTVQDQPDIVARVFYGKLEAMKYMLFKKHILGVVVAYVYVVEFQKRGLPHAHFLLIMDSTYKLVVPEQYDRLISAELPNKQKYPELHALVVKHMMHGPCGALNPKNVCMQDNECKCRYPRSFNENTAQGKDSYPVYRRRDDGSCAKVRGKMLDNRWVVPYNPYLLRMFNCHINVEVCSSIKAIKYLYKYIYKGHDKASFSIDQPDADGNIDEIKRYVDARWVTPPEAMWRIFGFPLCTNYPPVLQLPLHLPNMHRVAFNAQADLKNKKKKFWKPRVERFQIGRIVSANPGEGERYYLRVFLNHVTGKTYFDDLLTVDGVLCGSFRDAAERLGLIEADNTLDDCLTEAEQWAMPCSLRRLFATILVHCEPGDVRGLWDRHLEPMSDDYRRTRTSPNEVEQMVLLDIRGMLQYMGKDIVDFALPSIDDAFDPTEGEAREVIEESTVEFDVDDTKNASSLNLEQRAAYDEILAAVERGDGGVFFVDGPGGTGKTFLYRAMLAKVRSDGKIGIATATSGVAASIMPGGRTAHSRFKIPLSCDDGASCSFTKQSGTAKLLRMASLIIWHEASMTKRQAVEALDNSMRDIMGIRD, from the exons ATGCGTGCTTTTCTGACAGCGAAATGTGTTGCAGTCCTTAAGAAAGGGGTAATTGATGATGAGTACAACCCAAACACCATGCCCGTATCTGAACATTTTGACGATATTTACGTGACGGAACCAG TCCTTACGAGCgttgaaaatgttgaagaatacaATGCAGGCATCATACCCGTAGCTGATAATGTTGACGATACTTCCACAACAGAACTAG ATGGTTCTAAATTGCTACGTATTGATGATGCTCATGATTCTTCGTTGTCCGCTCTGAGTAATATAACACTGAATTTTGGCACACCTGTAGCGCAACATGGAAATG GGCAAGAACCTTTGAAATTCAGGATGCTTGAGTCTTTTGAAAACAATAAGGATAATACGACTAACCTACAGGATGAAAATGAAG AGGACACAACTTGCGAGCAGAAGGCAACGGGATCTGTATTTTTTGAACGGAAGAAATCCGCTGATCAAGCTAGGGAACAGTTCAATGCACAGAAGCGCGCAGCTTATCGGAAGAAAAAAGATGAGGATATGGTCAGGTTACAAAAGGATAATCAGCCTTCCCTTCCAAAGACTG ATTTAATCTTGAATGACACCCAAGAAACAAATCCAAAaatggaggaagaactcaagagAGACCGTAGAAACGCCATGCGGAGAGCTACATATCGAATGAAAAAAGATCGGCAACTCCAGGATGAAAATGCACATGCCATTAATTTATCAG TCTACTGGCACATTCGCCACGATGACAATGCAGAAGACATCGATGTATTCCTAAGCGACATCATGGGCGATGAGCCGACAGGTCCCAATTTGATGGACGAGGAGTACTACATGTTTCGCAACCAAG GATCCGATAATGACAGCATGGATGATGAGAGCGAAGCAACCATGACTGGTGGTAATCCTAGCGAGATTGATCCATTTGACTTTGTCTACTCAAAAATTCCAGACAACACTCACATCCTGAAACTCGCCGCAAACTGTGAACACTGCAAGGCCAGAAAATTTGAGTCTGAGAATGACGGGTTCTGCTGTCGCAATGGCCAGATCGAACTTAAGCAACCGGAACCAGTCCCAGAGTTGATGAGGCTATGGTCCAGCATGGATGCAGATTCTAGACATTTTTGGGAGAACATACGGTTCTTCAACGGGCATTTTGCCTTCACAACCCTTGGCATCAGCCTTGATGAAAACTACACAAACATGAAGTCTGGGGTGTACACATTCCGGGCACACGGCACCATCTACCACAATGTGCATTCGTTCGGGCCTAGCTCCCGTCCTGAACATCTGCAGTTGTACTTCTATGATGACGACCCAAACCTTAATCATCGTAAGGCGGCGACCAATCAATTAGACCAGGATGTCGTGAAGATGTTAGTAGACATACTCAAAGAAAACCCATACTCCCAGCAATTTAGGAGTTTGGGTGCACACAAGGACAACCTCGATGATTATGGGATAGACCTAAACACCGATAAGAGGCTTGACCAAAGAAGATATAATAGACCGCTGTCAACTGAGGTTGCTGCAATTTGGGTTGAGGGCAGTGACCTAGCCAAAAGGCTTGACAGGAGGATAACGCTTTGTGGTAACAACAACGAAAGGCACAGTATACGTGTGACCTCCGGAGCATATGATCCGTTGTCTTATCCCCTATTTTATCCAAGGGGGGAGCTAGGTTGGCACCCAAAGCTACCTAAACGTAATGTTCCATGGGAGGTTGTACAACATCCTCAACTGGGCCATGATGATAAGGAGGACGCAG AGGGGAATAGAAGGTTATGCGTCTCC CAATGGGCGGTCAACATGTACATCAAGATTGAGAGTTGTCGGTTGAGGTGGTACAGGAAGAACCAGACGCAGATTCGTGCCGACTTGTATAAAGGAGTTGTTGATGCGATCACATCGGGGGAGACGAGAGCAAGCGCTGTTGGCACCCGAATAGTTCTCCCTGGAACATACCCTGGTGGCGACCGCGACATGAAGAAGAGGCATATGGATGCCATGGCAATTGTCCATACATACGGGAAGCCTGACATCTTCTTGACCATGACTTGCAACCCTAAATGGGAAGAGATAACAAATGAGTTGCTTCCTGGTCAGACGGTGCAAGACCAACCTGATATTGTGGCTCGCGTGTTCTACGGCAAACTAGAGGCTATGAAATACATGTTGTTCAAGAAGCATATCCTGGGTGTTGTGGTCGCTTACGTTTACGTAGTCGAGTTCCAAAAGAGGGGCCTCCCCCATGCACATTTTCTGTTGATCATGGATTCAACATATAAGCTTGTCGTCCCGGAGCAGTATGACCGACTAATTTCcgcagagctcccaaacaagcaGAAGTATCCGGAATTGCATGCATTGGTGGTAAAACATATGATGCACGGACCCTGCGGTGCTCTCAACCCGAAGAATGTTTGCATGCAAGATAACGAATGCAAGTGCAGATACCCGCGCTCGTTCAATGAGAACACAGCACAAGGCAAGGACTCATACCCAGTTTATCGGCGTAGAGACGATGGAAGCTGTGCTAAGGTCCGAGGGAAAATGTTGGACAACAGATGGGTTGTGCCTTATAACCCTTACCTTCTGCGGATGTTCAATTGCCACATCAACGTTGAGGTCTGCTCTAGCATAAAGGCCATCAAATATCTTTACAAGTACATTTACAAGGGCCATGATAAGGCTTCTTTCAGCATCGACCAGCCCGATGCCGATGGTAACATCGATGAGATCAAGAGATACGTTGACGCAAGGTGGGTCACCCCTCCGGAGGCTATGTGGAGGATATTTGGCTTCCCACTTTGCACCAATTACCCGCCTGTCTTGCAGTTGCCTCTTCATCTCCCAAATATGCACAGGGTTGCATTCAATGCGCAGGCTGACTTGAAGAAT AAGAAAAAGAAGTTTTGGAAGCCTAGGGTCGAGCGTTTTCAAATAGGTCGCATCGTGTCTGCCAATCCTGGCGAGGGGGAGCGATACTACCTGCGTGTGTTTCTAAACCATGTTACGGGCAAAACATACTTCGACGACTTGCTCACCGTGGACGGCGTGCTATGTGGGAGCTTTAGAGATGCTGCTGAAAGGTTGGGACTCATCGAGGCAGACAACACGCTCGACGACTGTCTTACTGAGGCTGAGCAGTGGGCGATGCCATGTTCTCTTAGGAGGCTCTTCGCAACCATCTTGGTGCACTGCGAGCCAGGCGACGTGCGCGGTTTATGGGATAGGCACCTCGAGCCTATGTCAGATGACTATCGTCGAACACGCACGTCCCCGAACGAGGTGGAGCAGATGGTGTTGCTTGACATTAGGGGTATGTTGCAGTACATGGGTAAAGACATTGTTGATTTCGCTCTTCCAAGCATCGATGATGCGTTTGACCCAACCGAGGGCGAGGCAAGAGAGGTCATCGAGGAATCAACCGTTGAGTTTGACGTGGATGACACTAAAAATGCATCTTCCCTGAACTTGGAGCAGAGGGCCGCATACGACGAGATACTAGCGGCTGTTGAACGCGGTGATGGGGGTGTATTCTTTGTTGATGGCCCTGGAGGTACAGGAAAGACCTTCCTATACAGGGCGATGCTTGCCAAGGTGAGGAGCGATGGCAAGATTGgtatcgctaccgcgacgtcgggCGTCGCCGCTTCTATCATGCCTGGCGGCAGGACTGCCCACTCGAGGTTCAAGATCCCATTGAGTTGCGATGATGGAGCCTCGTGCAGCTTCACCAAGCAGAGTGGGACCGCCAAGCTGCTAAGGATGGCCTCATTGATAATATGGCACGAGGCCAGCATGACGAAGCGACAAGCGGTCGAGGCATTGGACAATAGCATGCGCGACATTATGGGAATACGCGACTGA